In Psychrobacter immobilis, a single genomic region encodes these proteins:
- the glpK gene encoding glycerol kinase GlpK: MAGYILALDQGTTSSRAILYDDRARPIKMAQQPTTLQTPKAGFVEQDAQQIWQTQISCAHDVINQAGLLATDVTSIAITNQRESIVMWDKQTGKPLAPAIIWQDRRTANYCKTLAAESTSSMMNGSHDDVTSEVQRITGLRLDPYFSASKIAWLLEHNPKLSVRASRGEIAVGTIDSWLIYKLTGGEHVIDVTNASRTLLYDIHKLEWSEELCARFSIPMNILPKVLPSDSDFGKTKKGLFAKQIPIQAVLGDQQAALFGQGCLDAGMAKNTYGTGCFMLMNIGQKPKLSEHKLLTTIAWQRKSTPTRPDNLSFDQIVQSGKRMLQPPRKEVTYALEGSVFMAGAIVQWLRDNLGMIQQSSEVEDLARQVDSSEEVVLLPAFTGLGAPYWRSDISASITGMSRGTTKAHIARAALEAVAYQTYDVLIAMQKDSPHPLTELRVDGGAANNDLLMQFQADLLDVPVLRPRDTEITAKGAALLAGLKTGLYDEGTMQASWQVDRVFEPQMSSDIREQHLNKWQRAIDRALTSL, from the coding sequence ATGGCAGGATATATTTTGGCTTTGGATCAAGGGACGACATCGAGTCGAGCGATATTGTACGATGATCGTGCGCGTCCGATAAAAATGGCACAGCAGCCAACCACTTTACAAACCCCAAAAGCGGGCTTTGTCGAGCAAGACGCGCAACAAATTTGGCAAACGCAGATTAGCTGTGCCCATGATGTAATTAATCAAGCAGGGCTGCTTGCTACCGACGTCACCAGTATCGCGATCACCAATCAGCGTGAATCTATTGTCATGTGGGATAAGCAAACGGGTAAACCTTTAGCCCCTGCCATCATTTGGCAAGATCGCCGTACGGCGAACTACTGTAAAACACTCGCAGCTGAGAGTACCAGTAGCATGATGAATGGCAGCCATGATGATGTGACAAGCGAAGTGCAACGTATTACAGGCCTACGTTTAGATCCATATTTCAGTGCCAGCAAAATCGCTTGGTTACTAGAGCACAATCCGAAATTGAGCGTACGAGCCAGCAGAGGAGAAATAGCGGTTGGTACTATAGACAGTTGGCTCATATATAAGCTAACCGGTGGCGAGCATGTCATTGATGTGACCAACGCTTCCCGTACTTTATTATATGATATCCACAAGCTTGAGTGGTCAGAAGAGCTGTGCGCCCGTTTTTCGATACCTATGAATATTTTGCCTAAAGTCCTACCATCTGATAGTGACTTTGGCAAAACCAAAAAAGGACTATTTGCCAAACAAATTCCTATTCAAGCGGTATTGGGCGATCAGCAAGCGGCACTTTTTGGACAAGGCTGCCTCGATGCTGGCATGGCTAAAAACACTTATGGCACTGGGTGTTTTATGCTGATGAATATTGGTCAAAAACCCAAACTGAGCGAGCATAAATTACTAACGACAATCGCTTGGCAACGAAAATCCACACCGACTCGCCCAGACAATTTATCTTTCGATCAAATTGTACAGTCAGGCAAACGCATGTTGCAGCCACCCAGAAAGGAAGTCACTTATGCCTTGGAGGGTAGTGTGTTTATGGCAGGTGCTATTGTCCAATGGTTACGGGACAATCTGGGTATGATTCAACAGAGCAGTGAAGTCGAAGATTTAGCTCGCCAAGTTGATAGTAGTGAAGAGGTGGTGTTACTGCCTGCATTCACAGGGCTAGGAGCACCCTATTGGCGCTCCGATATCAGCGCCAGTATTACTGGTATGAGCCGCGGCACGACTAAAGCCCATATTGCTCGTGCTGCGTTAGAGGCGGTTGCCTATCAAACTTATGATGTGCTCATTGCCATGCAAAAAGACAGCCCTCATCCATTAACTGAGCTAAGAGTAGATGGCGGCGCGGCTAATAATGACTTATTGATGCAGTTTCAAGCTGATTTACTCGATGTGCCTGTCCTGCGTCCGAGAGATACAGAAATCACTGCCAAAGGTGCAGCATTACTCGCAGGTTTAAAAACAGGGCTATATGATGAAGGGACGATGCAAGCATCATGGCAAGTCGATCGTGTTTTTGAACCCCAGATGTCCAGTGATATCCGTGAGCAACATCTTAATAAGTGGCAACGAGCCATCGATAGAGCACTGACATCCTTATAA
- a CDS encoding endonuclease/exonuclease/phosphatase family protein has product MNNNAEAKSARQFYIATANLLNFANPNRIYYDNAPAYSKDEYEHKLSGITDLLAKAHADIIAVQEVWDSNALEALAVSLGFKPEHVVVPLASNDRSNPYTHGKGAQNTPAVGIISRFEQLESRLLADIAPKAVIDIPDIGPYQRFNRPPLVVRVNAFGQPLTIITAHLKSKRAFFLRDESGNLLEDMDDPNIRVRAKLRSLCMRAAEAASIRMSIIERLRHTREPLILLGDMNDVTGSVTTQLMAETGEVNYDKGMRDVALFDAARIQARYGWMKDVAYTHIYQGMPEVIDQLFVSEEFLPESKFSLGQVERVDYFNDHLKWDYADRVIDHGIIRAKIKLND; this is encoded by the coding sequence ATGAACAATAATGCGGAAGCTAAAAGCGCCAGACAATTCTATATCGCCACTGCCAACTTGCTCAATTTTGCCAACCCTAACCGAATTTATTATGACAATGCGCCAGCTTACAGTAAAGACGAATACGAGCACAAGCTAAGCGGCATCACCGATTTATTAGCAAAAGCTCATGCTGATATTATTGCGGTGCAAGAAGTCTGGGATAGTAATGCGCTTGAAGCGTTGGCGGTGTCGTTGGGATTTAAGCCCGAGCATGTTGTTGTTCCGTTGGCAAGTAACGACCGCTCAAACCCTTATACCCATGGCAAAGGGGCACAAAATACTCCTGCCGTTGGTATCATTAGTCGCTTTGAGCAATTAGAAAGCCGCTTGCTTGCAGATATTGCACCAAAAGCGGTGATTGATATCCCTGATATTGGTCCTTACCAGCGCTTTAATCGTCCACCATTGGTAGTGCGGGTCAATGCCTTTGGTCAACCGTTAACGATTATTACGGCGCATCTAAAAAGCAAACGGGCATTTTTCTTGCGTGATGAAAGTGGCAATTTGTTAGAAGACATGGACGATCCAAATATTCGAGTCCGTGCCAAGCTCCGTAGCTTATGTATGCGCGCCGCAGAAGCAGCCTCTATTCGCATGTCTATTATAGAGCGCTTACGTCATACTCGTGAGCCATTGATTTTGTTAGGCGATATGAATGATGTCACCGGTAGCGTCACCACCCAATTGATGGCTGAGACTGGTGAAGTTAATTACGATAAAGGCATGCGCGATGTTGCATTATTCGATGCTGCGCGTATCCAAGCACGCTATGGTTGGATGAAAGATGTGGCATATACCCATATATATCAAGGTATGCCAGAAGTGATTGATCAATTATTTGTTTCAGAAGAGTTTCTTCCTGAGAGTAAGTTTTCACTGGGTCAGGTTGAAAGAGTAGACTATTTCAATGACCATTTAAAGTGGGACTATGCAGATAGAGTCATCGATCATGGTATTATAAGAGCGAAAATTAAACTCAATGATTAA
- a CDS encoding TetR/AcrR family transcriptional regulator, which translates to MSENKDEKIEDVLVDSELAKKLVPNKFKFTSQQGRARRQKLLAGAKKLSETQPINDITLAAVCEEAGIPRASAYHFFPNIEAIFLALRFLNAIEILEIVETVDIGNYDRWQGYLTALIDNCVTIFHNDETKAKLIYDTNTPDFEGDSFGEDIDHQIVDLVYKRLSERYEMPSFHDIQDTLLIAYSIINAIFTLSYRRHQSITNEYIQEANTAFIAYLRCYLPEKLPRKNR; encoded by the coding sequence ATGAGCGAAAATAAAGACGAAAAGATTGAAGATGTGTTGGTAGATTCGGAACTGGCAAAAAAACTGGTCCCGAATAAGTTTAAGTTTACCAGCCAACAAGGCCGCGCGCGCCGTCAAAAACTTTTGGCTGGTGCCAAGAAGTTAAGTGAAACACAACCTATCAATGACATTACTTTGGCGGCTGTATGTGAAGAAGCAGGCATTCCAAGAGCTTCTGCTTATCACTTTTTTCCTAACATAGAAGCGATATTTTTAGCATTGCGTTTTTTGAATGCTATCGAAATATTAGAAATAGTAGAAACAGTCGATATTGGTAATTATGACAGATGGCAGGGCTATTTGACGGCGCTTATTGATAATTGTGTGACGATATTCCATAACGACGAAACCAAAGCCAAGCTCATTTATGACACGAACACGCCTGATTTTGAAGGTGATAGTTTTGGTGAAGATATCGATCATCAAATCGTCGATTTGGTTTATAAGCGTTTATCAGAGCGCTATGAGATGCCGAGTTTCCACGATATTCAAGACACGCTATTGATTGCTTATAGCATTATTAATGCGATATTTACATTGTCTTATCGCCGTCATCAAAGCATTACCAATGAATATATTCAAGAAGCAAACACTGCGTTTATCGCTTATTTGCGTTGCTATTTACCAGAAAAGCTACCGCGTAAGAATCGCTAG
- a CDS encoding SdrD B-like domain-containing protein: MTLSTMTPSNRTALCSAKISALSLAMLLMQSNIAIAADAANPNLQIINNIANASYNLGNQNEVAISSTSNQVQVKASDLPEYGIELTQQPLLTVMPNALVNWVNVLSNTSYSNQTVELTLAVSPTLSNLKVYQDLNKNGVVDSGDTEVIFDNLSAQIKLGHSESIQFIVQALSDVNGKSGDTADIKIGAVVLEDPSVSSVNAIDRLIIVEPEIKFTTPKFDENKTTSQIEENIYIDASYAQCNVQLDKPDQVWVTITSLLTGDKYALKAIETGNSTGKYQLSAPTQNNANAINDKFIQTLANDTLTASLDACIAPSVGTGAEQLPSEGDFTVRIDDLDTQINIVDDTPSLVVTKESDVKSAEFGDYVSYTINITNSGNSTAYDVQLKDALPRGFAYVDGSVRINQTADISIDQAQTTEFKADGKYQVLSLGNMANGESKKITYRVLIGASSLGGDGINRATAVASNEQGKSLVSREAQWKIEVERGVMNTDGIIIGKVYHDINRDGIQQKEDGELGVAGVRIYMENGNFVVTDPEGKYNFYGVSAKTHVLKVDRTTIPHSTEMVTQSNRNAGDAGSRFVDLKYGELHRADFGIVVGMGDSTERLNTELVARSKSVSAKNDSLEQAVKTELTLDPDYNRDYDDNVDASGCNINGDLDLGSNCDSAIVNEMINPAANRVDMTVTTVAPPVEKELEEYLKEVANNDVAFINLNEGQQLSTYKQMVQVQAPLGSIFTLYANGKAVSEQQIGKTAEQEKQNVTAFDYYAVDLNRGNNILRGVATDVNGKIISEQTIKVSTPDSLQAIDYRTQALLVPADGVSDYQVVISLKDRDGRPYIASTPITIDTNIGRINLNDSSKDQAGTQVIVSGGELLIPVTAPSVPGKGELVIDTGSSKQIIPLQFTAQLRPLIAVGIVEGAISLKDFDGSSITDAQGAFEQELNDFAGNDDYTASGRAAMFLKGKVRGDYLLTLAYDSDKKGERLFRDIEPGEYYPVYGDSSAKGFDAQSTSKLYVRLDKGRSFAMYGDLKTQIDNDEGIKLGQYNRTLTGLKAQYEDSNTRITAFVAETSTSQRVNETRGLGISGPYPLAENFDAVLENSETVEVITRDANNPGLIISRETLTRFADYEIDPISRSLFLKAPIASQDIDGNPIYLRVTVEVDEGGEKYLVGGIAAKQQLTDKVAIGGSYVNSDDPLNKEELASVNSVIKFNDKLKLVAEYAMNKAENPNFQPSNQINATELDGQDAEGNALRIELDFDNKKNTRAKAYYNDTDEGFVTGASPQTAGRAESGVEVTHLINDKKTALKLEGVRTKDHTTDASRQGVLASIEQRLSTNIVGEIGLRYYKQDATAASRNIQAVTDVVDVTDNTLFNDDIINQSALNNVSDSEKDIEGTTARARITARLPKLNDSLVFAEYEQDIENSNRNATSIGGETLLGGLGRLYARHDLINSLSGSYGLDDTEERQRTVFGFDANYMKDGKVYSEYRMRDAISAREAEAAIGLKNKWYVQEGLTLNTLFERVESLEGDTENTATAAGIGVEYLAKENYKASARFEKRWGETSDTLLGSAGIAYRYTDDVTLLAKDIYSRVDYDDGNRTINRFQLGAAYRDYDSNQLDMLAKLEYRLDDNSTGDDAYQKDAVIWSLSGNYHPTRPLTLSGRYAGKYTQFDADNISSDNTAHALYARGLYDISERWDVGLQAGTYWNKQADDMSYMLGAEVGYSPMTNLWLSLGYNFMGFEDEDIAYDDSTMEGAYFRLRFKFDEDLFKRDDPRKNQRLTTHSTL; this comes from the coding sequence ATGACTCTATCTACCATGACACCGTCTAATCGTACTGCATTGTGTTCAGCGAAGATCTCTGCGCTGTCATTGGCAATGTTGCTTATGCAATCAAATATCGCGATTGCAGCTGATGCAGCAAACCCTAATCTGCAAATCATTAACAATATTGCAAACGCTAGCTATAACCTTGGCAATCAAAATGAGGTCGCAATATCTAGCACCTCAAACCAAGTACAAGTCAAAGCTTCAGACCTTCCTGAATACGGTATTGAACTCACTCAACAGCCGTTACTTACCGTTATGCCTAACGCCTTGGTCAACTGGGTAAATGTCCTCAGCAATACCAGCTATAGCAACCAGACTGTTGAGCTAACATTAGCTGTATCGCCAACGCTCTCAAACTTAAAAGTCTATCAAGATCTAAATAAAAACGGCGTCGTTGATAGTGGTGATACTGAAGTTATTTTCGATAATTTAAGCGCACAAATCAAACTTGGACACAGTGAAAGTATCCAGTTTATCGTGCAAGCTTTATCAGATGTTAACGGCAAAAGTGGCGATACTGCAGATATTAAAATTGGCGCTGTCGTTCTAGAAGACCCATCCGTATCGAGTGTCAACGCGATTGATAGACTGATCATCGTTGAGCCTGAAATCAAATTTACAACGCCTAAGTTTGATGAAAACAAAACCACCTCGCAAATCGAGGAAAACATCTATATCGATGCCAGCTATGCGCAGTGTAACGTTCAGCTAGATAAGCCAGATCAAGTATGGGTCACGATTACCTCTTTGTTGACGGGTGACAAATACGCATTGAAAGCGATTGAGACGGGCAATAGTACTGGTAAATATCAGCTATCAGCACCAACACAAAACAATGCCAACGCTATCAACGACAAATTTATTCAGACTCTAGCAAATGATACGTTGACTGCAAGTCTAGATGCCTGTATCGCGCCTTCTGTCGGCACTGGCGCTGAGCAGCTACCAAGCGAAGGTGACTTCACCGTACGTATCGATGACTTAGATACACAAATCAATATCGTCGATGATACCCCAAGCTTAGTCGTCACCAAAGAAAGCGATGTTAAAAGCGCTGAATTTGGTGATTATGTTAGCTACACCATCAATATCACCAATAGTGGCAACTCTACCGCTTATGATGTGCAACTAAAAGATGCCCTACCACGTGGTTTTGCTTATGTAGATGGTAGTGTACGTATCAACCAAACTGCTGATATCAGTATCGACCAAGCGCAAACCACTGAGTTTAAAGCTGATGGTAAATATCAGGTGCTAAGTTTAGGTAATATGGCAAATGGCGAAAGTAAAAAAATTACTTACCGTGTCTTAATCGGTGCCTCATCATTAGGCGGTGATGGCATCAACCGCGCGACTGCCGTTGCTAGCAATGAACAAGGTAAAAGCTTAGTTTCAAGAGAAGCACAGTGGAAGATTGAAGTAGAGCGCGGCGTCATGAATACTGATGGCATCATCATCGGCAAGGTCTACCACGATATCAACCGTGATGGCATTCAACAAAAAGAAGATGGCGAACTTGGCGTTGCAGGCGTGCGTATCTACATGGAAAATGGTAACTTTGTCGTGACTGATCCTGAAGGTAAGTATAACTTCTATGGTGTCAGTGCCAAAACTCACGTCTTAAAAGTTGACCGCACCACCATCCCTCACTCAACCGAGATGGTCACTCAAAGTAATCGCAATGCGGGCGATGCTGGCAGCCGTTTCGTTGACTTAAAATATGGCGAATTACATCGTGCCGATTTCGGTATCGTGGTCGGTATGGGCGATAGCACTGAGCGTTTGAATACAGAGCTTGTCGCTCGTAGCAAATCAGTAAGCGCTAAGAATGATAGCCTTGAGCAAGCAGTAAAAACCGAGCTAACCCTAGATCCTGACTACAATCGTGACTACGATGATAATGTAGACGCCAGTGGCTGCAACATCAATGGCGACTTAGATCTGGGCAGCAACTGTGACTCTGCTATCGTCAATGAGATGATCAATCCAGCCGCCAATCGTGTTGATATGACCGTCACTACGGTAGCACCGCCAGTAGAAAAAGAGCTGGAAGAATATCTCAAAGAAGTGGCTAACAATGACGTGGCTTTTATCAATTTAAACGAAGGTCAACAGCTCAGCACTTATAAACAAATGGTACAAGTGCAAGCGCCACTAGGTTCAATATTTACACTATATGCTAATGGAAAAGCAGTATCAGAACAACAAATCGGCAAAACTGCTGAGCAAGAAAAACAGAATGTGACTGCCTTTGATTACTATGCCGTCGACTTAAATCGCGGTAACAATATCTTGCGCGGTGTCGCTACTGACGTGAATGGCAAAATTATCTCTGAGCAAACCATTAAAGTATCAACGCCAGACAGTTTACAAGCCATTGACTACCGTACTCAAGCGCTGCTAGTACCGGCAGATGGTGTTAGCGATTATCAAGTCGTTATTAGCCTAAAAGACCGTGATGGCCGTCCTTATATCGCCTCAACACCTATCACTATCGATACCAATATCGGCCGTATCAATCTTAATGACAGCAGTAAAGATCAAGCTGGTACGCAAGTTATTGTCTCAGGTGGTGAGCTACTCATACCCGTGACTGCACCAAGTGTGCCGGGTAAAGGTGAGTTGGTCATCGACACTGGTAGCAGTAAACAGATTATCCCGTTACAATTTACCGCGCAATTACGTCCTCTCATTGCCGTCGGCATCGTCGAAGGCGCAATCTCACTTAAAGACTTTGATGGCAGCAGCATTACTGACGCCCAAGGCGCTTTTGAGCAAGAGCTCAATGATTTCGCTGGTAACGATGACTATACCGCTTCTGGTCGCGCCGCGATGTTCCTTAAAGGCAAAGTACGTGGCGATTATTTGCTCACTTTGGCTTATGACAGCGACAAAAAAGGCGAGCGTCTGTTCCGTGATATCGAGCCTGGCGAATACTATCCTGTCTATGGTGATTCATCAGCCAAAGGCTTTGATGCGCAATCTACCAGCAAACTCTATGTGCGCTTGGACAAGGGCCGCTCATTTGCTATGTATGGCGACTTAAAAACTCAAATCGATAACGATGAAGGTATTAAATTAGGTCAATATAACCGTACGTTGACTGGCCTAAAAGCCCAGTATGAAGATAGCAATACTCGTATTACCGCCTTTGTCGCGGAGACCAGTACCAGCCAGCGCGTCAATGAGACTCGTGGTCTTGGTATCTCAGGCCCTTATCCATTGGCTGAAAACTTTGACGCCGTATTAGAAAACTCAGAAACTGTCGAAGTGATCACTCGTGATGCCAACAATCCAGGCTTGATCATTAGCCGTGAGACCCTTACCCGCTTTGCCGATTATGAAATTGACCCTATCAGCCGCAGCTTATTTTTAAAAGCCCCTATCGCTAGCCAAGACATCGATGGCAACCCTATTTATCTACGAGTCACTGTAGAAGTAGACGAAGGCGGCGAAAAATACTTGGTCGGTGGCATTGCTGCCAAGCAGCAGTTGACTGATAAAGTCGCCATCGGTGGTAGCTATGTCAACAGTGATGACCCTCTTAACAAAGAAGAGCTGGCTAGCGTCAACAGCGTTATCAAGTTTAACGATAAGCTAAAACTGGTCGCTGAATACGCTATGAATAAAGCTGAGAATCCAAATTTTCAGCCAAGCAATCAAATCAATGCGACAGAATTAGACGGTCAGGACGCAGAAGGTAATGCCTTGCGTATCGAGCTTGACTTTGATAACAAGAAAAACACTCGTGCCAAAGCTTATTATAACGATACTGACGAAGGTTTCGTGACTGGTGCCTCGCCGCAGACTGCTGGGCGCGCTGAATCGGGCGTCGAAGTCACTCATTTAATTAATGACAAAAAGACCGCGCTAAAACTAGAAGGCGTACGTACTAAAGATCATACCACTGATGCTAGCCGCCAAGGTGTCTTAGCCAGTATTGAACAGCGTTTGAGCACCAACATCGTTGGCGAGATTGGCTTACGTTATTATAAGCAAGATGCGACGGCAGCTTCACGCAATATCCAAGCGGTAACAGACGTCGTAGATGTGACTGATAACACTCTCTTTAATGACGATATTATCAATCAATCAGCGCTAAATAATGTCAGTGATTCTGAAAAAGATATTGAAGGTACTACCGCCCGCGCTCGTATCACGGCACGGTTGCCCAAGCTCAATGACTCTTTAGTATTTGCAGAATATGAGCAAGATATCGAGAACAGTAATCGTAATGCCACCTCCATCGGAGGCGAGACGCTGCTAGGTGGTTTAGGTCGCCTATACGCCCGTCATGACTTGATCAACAGTCTATCTGGTAGCTATGGTCTTGATGATACTGAAGAACGCCAGCGTACCGTATTTGGTTTTGACGCCAACTACATGAAAGACGGCAAAGTCTATAGCGAATACCGCATGCGCGATGCTATCAGTGCCCGCGAAGCGGAAGCGGCCATTGGTCTAAAAAACAAGTGGTATGTTCAAGAAGGTCTGACTTTAAACACCTTATTTGAGCGTGTTGAATCATTAGAGGGCGATACCGAAAACACCGCAACGGCAGCTGGCATTGGTGTAGAGTATCTTGCGAAAGAAAATTATAAAGCCTCGGCGCGTTTTGAGAAGCGTTGGGGTGAGACCAGTGACACATTGCTAGGTAGCGCTGGTATTGCTTATCGCTATACTGATGATGTGACTCTGTTGGCCAAAGACATCTATTCACGCGTCGATTATGACGATGGCAATCGCACGATTAATCGTTTCCAGCTAGGAGCTGCTTATCGTGATTATGATAGCAATCAGTTAGACATGTTAGCCAAACTTGAGTATCGCTTAGATGATAACAGTACTGGCGATGACGCCTATCAAAAAGACGCCGTTATCTGGTCATTGAGTGGTAACTATCATCCAACGCGTCCGTTGACGTTATCAGGCCGTTACGCAGGTAAATATACTCAGTTTGATGCTGATAATATCAGTAGCGACAATACAGCCCATGCGCTTTATGCTCGTGGTCTATATGACATCAGTGAGCGCTGGGATGTAGGCTTGCAAGCAGGCACTTATTGGAACAAACAAGCAGATGATATGTCTTATATGCTCGGTGCGGAAGTAGGCTATAGCCCGATGACCAATCTTTGGTTGTCACTAGGTTATAACTTCATGGGCTTTGAGGATGAAGACATCGCTTATGACGATAGCACTATGGAAGGCGCTTACTTTAGATTACGTTTCAAGTTTGACGAAGACCTATTCAAACGTGATGATCCACGTAAGAACCAGCGTTTGACGACTCACTCTACATTGTAA